From Candidatus Omnitrophota bacterium, the proteins below share one genomic window:
- the def gene encoding peptide deformylase has protein sequence MTLRLRYYPDSILKRVALPIEKMNEEVLELAQAMVQVMHRNEGVGLAAPQVGIDKRLLVYDASCVNPEAHPRALINPIVTEISGGLEWGDEGCLSFPGVWGSVRRPRQIHLLAQSLSGEPVDEKITGFEARIILHELDHLDGILFVDRLRWWRRYLALRKYQKPEEGAEPAEGPAL, from the coding sequence ATGACCCTCCGACTGCGTTATTACCCGGACAGTATTCTCAAGAGGGTGGCGCTTCCTATTGAGAAAATGAACGAGGAAGTGCTTGAGCTGGCCCAAGCCATGGTCCAGGTAATGCACCGGAATGAAGGCGTGGGTTTGGCTGCTCCACAAGTGGGAATTGATAAGAGACTTTTGGTTTACGATGCCTCTTGCGTCAACCCTGAGGCCCATCCCCGGGCTCTGATAAATCCAATAGTCACTGAGATTTCAGGAGGGTTGGAGTGGGGTGATGAGGGGTGTTTGAGTTTTCCCGGGGTCTGGGGCAGTGTGAGACGCCCCAGACAGATCCACCTGTTGGCGCAAAGTCTGAGCGGTGAGCCTGTTGACGAGAAGATCACGGGCTTTGAAGCGCGGATTATTTTGCATGAGTTGGATCATCTGGACGGAATTTTGTTTGTGGACCGCTTGCGATGGTGGCGCAGGTATCTGGCGCTGCGGAAGTATCAGAAACCAGAGGAGGGGGCGGAGCCTGCGGAAGGCCCGGCTTTGTAA